Proteins encoded in a region of the Stieleria neptunia genome:
- a CDS encoding alpha/beta hydrolase, protein MKSQTSIHVTSVPAFLFFLLASIALPKPGLAEDYRENPGTEGNGDYTIGPDYRIDPDLTDRGNPKGKLFEFSMRLADSKIFRGDDKTLDPKKPVRTERKIWVYVPDAYRDGTKAPILVTHDGPSRLDLVRHALDNLTISKDPDRRLPAFIAIAVQNGGNDSYGSQRGLEYDTMSDRLARFINDEVLPAVLNHPEIKAAYPNIAFTENPWGKAVMGCSSGGAAALTMGWFRPDLFRRLITYSGTFVDQQDHDAAEEAEYPLGAWEYHSGLKLIQNSEKKPLRIFTHVAENDNRANDPEETYHNWVMANRRTAAALKTKGYDYRFVFSRASRHCDRRVFEHTLADTLVWMWRGYKGE, encoded by the coding sequence ATGAAATCACAAACGAGCATTCACGTCACGTCCGTCCCCGCTTTCCTGTTTTTTCTGCTGGCGTCCATCGCACTCCCGAAGCCCGGCTTGGCCGAAGACTACCGTGAGAATCCGGGGACCGAAGGCAACGGCGATTACACGATCGGTCCCGACTACCGCATCGATCCCGACTTGACCGATCGCGGCAATCCCAAAGGCAAGCTGTTCGAGTTTTCGATGCGTTTGGCCGACAGCAAGATCTTTCGCGGTGACGACAAAACCCTGGACCCGAAGAAGCCGGTACGAACTGAGCGGAAGATCTGGGTCTACGTTCCGGATGCGTATCGCGACGGCACCAAGGCCCCGATCCTGGTCACGCATGATGGCCCCAGTCGCCTGGATCTGGTCCGCCATGCCCTGGACAACTTGACGATTTCCAAGGATCCCGATCGTCGGCTTCCCGCTTTCATCGCGATCGCCGTGCAAAACGGTGGCAACGATAGTTATGGCAGCCAACGAGGCCTGGAGTACGACACGATGTCGGACCGTCTGGCCCGTTTCATCAACGATGAAGTGTTGCCGGCGGTGCTCAACCACCCGGAAATCAAAGCGGCCTATCCGAACATCGCCTTCACGGAGAACCCCTGGGGCAAAGCGGTGATGGGATGCAGCAGCGGCGGCGCGGCGGCACTGACGATGGGCTGGTTCCGTCCCGATCTGTTCCGCCGTCTGATCACGTATTCGGGCACCTTCGTCGACCAGCAAGACCACGATGCGGCCGAAGAAGCCGAGTACCCGCTGGGCGCCTGGGAGTATCACTCGGGCCTGAAGTTGATCCAGAACAGTGAAAAGAAACCGCTGCGGATCTTCACCCACGTCGCCGAAAACGACAATCGGGCGAACGATCCCGAAGAAACCTATCACAACTGGGTGATGGCCAATCGACGGACCGCCGCGGCGCTAAAAACCAAAGGCTACGACTATCGATTCGTCTTCAGCCGCGCCTCACGACACTGCGACCGCCGCGTCTTCGAACACACCCTCGCCGATACACTGGTCTGGATGTGGCGAGGCTACAAAGGGGAGTGA
- a CDS encoding FkbM family methyltransferase, producing MERVTDLGHWNQLVKGRDGWFLVNANDMYIGRSLIKYGEFSPGEMKLFRQIVKPGDVVAEIGANIGSHTVGLAQQVQRQGRILAFEPQPVVFQNLCANLALNGLTHVDPFHCGLGADPATTVVPDIRYEQEGNFGGFSLSTRYRQGTPVQVKRFDDVFRFPRLNLIKIDVEGMEEAVLRGARGSIERFKPVLYVENDRVEQSEPLIRLIMELGYRLWWHTPPLFSDDNFFGDRENIFGNIASLNVVCFHQSVPVVLNGFQEIVDPEKHPLGKDRDGGG from the coding sequence ATGGAACGAGTCACAGATCTGGGCCACTGGAACCAATTGGTCAAAGGCCGCGACGGCTGGTTCCTGGTCAATGCCAATGACATGTATATCGGTCGATCGTTGATCAAATACGGCGAGTTCTCACCAGGCGAAATGAAACTGTTTCGACAAATCGTCAAACCGGGCGACGTCGTGGCGGAAATCGGTGCGAACATCGGTTCCCACACCGTCGGACTGGCACAGCAGGTCCAGCGGCAGGGGCGGATCCTCGCGTTCGAACCGCAACCGGTCGTGTTTCAGAATCTGTGCGCCAATCTGGCCCTGAATGGATTGACCCACGTGGACCCGTTCCACTGTGGGCTCGGGGCCGATCCCGCCACCACGGTGGTGCCCGACATTCGCTACGAACAAGAAGGCAACTTCGGCGGTTTCTCGCTGAGCACGCGGTATCGCCAAGGGACGCCCGTGCAGGTGAAACGATTTGACGATGTTTTTCGCTTCCCCCGACTGAACCTGATCAAGATCGATGTCGAGGGGATGGAAGAAGCGGTGCTGCGGGGGGCCCGCGGAAGTATCGAGCGTTTTAAACCGGTGCTGTACGTCGAGAATGACCGCGTCGAGCAGTCCGAACCGCTGATTCGGCTGATCATGGAACTGGGCTATCGGCTCTGGTGGCACACACCTCCGCTGTTCAGCGACGACAACTTCTTCGGTGATCGGGAAAACATCTTCGGCAACATCGCGTCCCTGAACGTCGTTTGCTTTCACCAAAGCGTGCCCGTCGTGCTCAATGGGTTTCAGGAAATCGTCGACCCGGAGAAACATCCGCTCGGAAAGGATCGGGATGGGGGAGGTTGA
- a CDS encoding YdeI/OmpD-associated family protein, producing the protein MKRFKTVDEFIAGSESWQDELKRLREILRSTELDETVKWGAPCYTYEGKNLVGIGAFQSYFGLWFFQGGLLSDPEGVLINAQDGKTKAMRQWRLTSMKEIKPRTIKAYVKEATQLQIEGHEIKPVRGKPVTIPPELKAALARNKTARTAFDQLTPGKQREYADYIADAKRDTTKASRLEKILPMIAQGKGLNDKYR; encoded by the coding sequence GTGAAACGCTTCAAGACCGTGGATGAATTCATTGCCGGATCTGAAAGCTGGCAGGATGAATTGAAACGACTTCGCGAGATCTTACGGTCGACGGAACTCGACGAGACGGTGAAGTGGGGCGCGCCCTGTTATACCTACGAGGGCAAGAACCTGGTCGGAATCGGTGCGTTCCAATCCTATTTCGGGTTATGGTTCTTCCAGGGAGGCTTGTTGTCCGACCCCGAGGGCGTTTTGATCAACGCCCAAGACGGTAAAACAAAAGCCATGCGTCAGTGGCGTTTGACGTCGATGAAAGAGATCAAACCCCGCACGATCAAAGCCTACGTCAAGGAAGCGACCCAATTGCAGATTGAGGGACACGAGATCAAGCCCGTGCGTGGAAAGCCCGTGACGATCCCGCCGGAGTTGAAGGCGGCGTTGGCCCGAAACAAGACGGCCAGGACCGCCTTTGACCAGCTCACCCCAGGCAAGCAACGTGAATACGCCGACTACATCGCCGATGCCAAACGCGACACGACGAAAGCATCACGCCTCGAAAAAATCCTTCCGATGATCGCCCAAGGAAAGGGGCTGAATGACAAGTATCGTTGA
- a CDS encoding sulfatase-like hydrolase/transferase — translation MKHFSLFLALTAISSLWFGVGVSSLRADAPRPNILYFYVDDMGWGSIGPNGQADRRAKGLASVRTPNLDQLAAHGLNFTRGYGCHVCSPARSSQQSGFHQGHTFADRNDPNNAKKAMRADDILMGDALSAAGYVTGYWGKWGYGGSKDQANPVIDNVQTLPTSHGYRHVLAELHHVRAHTFFQPTLWNAPASPGAVGGIELIPNSMARYQGRANYPNTPALQDHPDYPKTAYCDDCYAFAALDFVRDQANNYNRSGQPFFGLLAVQIPHAPFGEIERLPDWDHAYANDPHYANLADQTRQWAAMVTRIDAHFGNILAALEDPNNDGDTSDSIADNTLVIFQSDNGGPGGKNLVELDANGGLRGTKGSIQEGGIRVPLLMRWPAMIHDQSILKAGTDVDRVVDVTDLLPTFCELAGAKPPLGIDGVSLAPTLTGRGQQRTRDFIIHEAGNGQSIIRGNLKLVRTKKGFQLYDLDADHAEANDIAAAHPELVQELETLLLGERVDEPRGFANTYHHWTGKDGASTSDAANWSDYRYANAGVTYMTDDGAPQLSWTARIDNNGDRPNIARADQDLQFLGLQIRGGDSKNAAQSLELGRDVNLTGRNEIRIAAGGSLTLNQGTLSTLRWIEVLPDGTLTGAGTIDGTLYNDGLVNLVGTERPQLSIHADYHQLQHGTLRVADIGQNHAPVQIHGTATLAGELVVTTGNGFKPIPGQTYTVMAANRIVGSFSNPDGEVVAADGTRFTIVYDEDHVSLRCH, via the coding sequence ATGAAACACTTCTCTTTGTTCCTTGCGCTGACCGCGATTTCCAGTCTCTGGTTCGGCGTTGGCGTTTCGAGTTTAAGGGCCGATGCCCCACGCCCCAACATTCTGTACTTCTATGTCGATGACATGGGCTGGGGGTCGATCGGACCGAACGGCCAAGCCGATCGCCGTGCCAAGGGTTTGGCTTCGGTGCGCACGCCGAACCTGGATCAACTCGCCGCCCACGGATTGAACTTCACACGCGGCTATGGATGCCACGTATGTTCCCCCGCCCGATCGTCCCAGCAATCGGGGTTCCACCAAGGCCACACGTTCGCCGATCGCAATGATCCCAACAACGCCAAAAAGGCGATGCGGGCGGACGATATTTTGATGGGAGATGCGTTGTCGGCAGCCGGCTACGTGACGGGATACTGGGGGAAATGGGGATACGGAGGCTCCAAGGACCAAGCCAATCCCGTCATCGACAACGTGCAAACGCTGCCGACCTCGCACGGATACCGACACGTTCTTGCCGAACTGCACCACGTCCGGGCGCACACGTTTTTTCAACCGACCTTGTGGAACGCGCCCGCATCACCCGGTGCCGTCGGCGGCATCGAGCTGATCCCGAACTCAATGGCCCGCTACCAAGGTCGCGCGAACTATCCGAACACGCCGGCCCTGCAAGATCACCCCGACTATCCCAAGACCGCGTACTGCGACGACTGCTACGCCTTTGCCGCGTTAGACTTCGTCCGCGACCAGGCAAACAACTACAATCGATCCGGCCAACCGTTCTTTGGCTTGCTGGCCGTGCAAATCCCCCATGCCCCGTTCGGTGAAATCGAACGCCTGCCAGACTGGGACCATGCCTACGCCAACGATCCGCACTACGCCAACCTTGCCGACCAAACCCGGCAGTGGGCGGCGATGGTCACCCGCATCGACGCACACTTCGGCAACATCCTGGCGGCATTGGAAGACCCGAACAACGACGGCGACACATCCGATTCGATTGCCGACAACACGCTGGTGATCTTTCAAAGCGATAACGGTGGCCCCGGCGGCAAGAACCTTGTCGAACTCGACGCCAACGGCGGGCTGCGCGGGACCAAGGGCAGCATTCAAGAAGGCGGCATCCGCGTGCCGTTGCTGATGCGTTGGCCGGCGATGATTCATGACCAATCGATTCTGAAAGCTGGCACCGATGTCGATCGTGTCGTCGACGTGACCGACCTGCTGCCAACCTTCTGTGAACTCGCCGGCGCCAAGCCGCCGCTGGGCATCGATGGCGTGTCCCTGGCGCCGACGCTGACCGGCCGGGGCCAACAACGCACACGCGACTTCATCATCCACGAAGCCGGCAACGGGCAATCCATCATCCGTGGCAATCTGAAACTGGTTCGCACCAAAAAGGGCTTCCAACTCTACGACCTTGATGCGGATCACGCCGAAGCCAACGACATCGCCGCGGCGCATCCCGAACTGGTCCAAGAACTCGAAACGCTGTTGCTGGGCGAACGGGTCGATGAGCCTCGTGGATTCGCCAACACCTATCACCATTGGACGGGGAAAGACGGAGCGTCGACGTCCGACGCGGCCAACTGGTCCGACTATCGCTACGCCAACGCGGGCGTCACGTACATGACCGACGATGGTGCTCCGCAATTGTCCTGGACCGCTCGCATCGACAACAACGGCGATCGTCCCAACATCGCCCGCGCCGATCAGGACTTGCAGTTTCTGGGGCTGCAGATCCGCGGCGGAGATTCAAAGAACGCAGCCCAGTCGTTGGAGTTGGGGCGGGACGTGAACCTGACCGGACGCAACGAAATTCGAATCGCAGCCGGCGGATCGTTGACGCTCAATCAAGGCACGCTCTCGACGCTGCGTTGGATCGAAGTCTTGCCCGACGGCACACTCACCGGGGCCGGCACGATCGATGGCACGCTCTACAATGACGGTCTGGTCAACCTGGTCGGAACCGAACGCCCGCAATTGAGCATCCACGCTGACTATCACCAATTGCAGCACGGCACGCTCCGCGTCGCCGATATCGGGCAAAACCACGCACCGGTGCAGATCCATGGGACCGCGACCTTGGCAGGCGAATTGGTCGTGACGACCGGCAACGGATTCAAGCCGATTCCTGGGCAAACCTACACCGTCATGGCGGCCAACCGAATCGTCGGCTCCTTCAGTAACCCGGACGGCGAAGTCGTGGCCGCCGACGGAACGCGTTTCACGATCGTGTATGACGAAGACCACGTCTCGCTGCGCTGTCATTGA
- a CDS encoding phospholipase D-like domain-containing protein, with protein MSDGSIEDALKITLEDYRLTRGEKRALAKVVEKFADDDRQLAYARNFAFQLVRDQLGGPNDAELIDWLENALKVLVPRESAGDREIRSEAFFSPDDACVGKINRLFTSSRKAVDVCVFTITDDRIKNAILAAHRRGVAIRIISDNDKSTDLGSDIDQLARLGVPVRVDRTDYHMHHKFAIFDKRQLLTGSYNWTRSAAKYNEENFIVTGDTALLGAFRRAFDELWEELGR; from the coding sequence ATGTCCGATGGATCGATTGAAGACGCGCTGAAGATCACGCTGGAGGATTACCGGCTGACCCGTGGTGAAAAGCGGGCGCTCGCGAAAGTGGTTGAAAAATTTGCTGACGATGACCGGCAACTGGCGTATGCCCGCAACTTCGCCTTTCAGTTGGTACGCGATCAACTCGGCGGCCCCAACGATGCGGAACTGATCGACTGGCTGGAAAACGCCCTGAAGGTCCTGGTGCCCAGGGAGTCAGCCGGCGATCGCGAGATCCGATCCGAGGCGTTCTTCAGTCCGGATGACGCCTGCGTCGGCAAGATCAACCGGTTGTTCACCTCGTCGCGCAAGGCGGTGGACGTCTGTGTGTTCACAATCACCGACGACCGGATCAAAAACGCGATCCTCGCCGCGCACCGACGCGGCGTCGCCATCCGAATCATTTCCGACAACGACAAATCGACCGACCTGGGTTCCGATATCGACCAATTGGCACGTCTGGGAGTCCCCGTCCGCGTCGACCGGACGGACTATCACATGCACCACAAGTTCGCCATCTTCGACAAGCGACAACTGTTGACGGGAAGCTACAACTGGACGCGAAGCGCGGCGAAGTACAACGAGGAAAACTTCATCGTCACCGGCGACACGGCGCTGCTGGGGGCGTTTCGCAGGGCGTTCGATGAGCTTTGGGAGGAGTTGGGGCGGTAG
- a CDS encoding sulfatase, with protein sequence MSSHHLLCRTARLALLATATLLTPILSPALLMAESTNRPNIVYIMADDLGWSDVGYNGATFYETPNIDALCASGMEFTSAYPGAANCMPSRACIMSGMYVSRTQMWTPGMRAKGDSSKMKFLVPRNKDKKGDGVFPSKGALPPSVVSIVEVLHDAGYKTAHFGKWHLGPDGQGFDVNDTNGLGAGLGQKFYGNIDVAENLTNAACEFIDQNRSNPFFIYLCHWDVHSPIRARKEVVAKYEKKLESRDWDRKWNPTYAAMIEAVDTSVGRIREKLQQQGLAENTLFMFTSDNGGASGVTWCEPLKGAKGAFYEGGIRVPACVSWPGVVEPGSTCDTPITGVDLMPTFADLAGATLPTTQVVDGKSWLPLLSGQSLPERNIFWHYPLYLSGAGYNQVIPVFGTEQMVWRATPCSVIRRGNWKLIQFFEDDSVQLFNLRSDLGEQHDLSKSNPEKAAQMLEHLRQWQSDTQAVIPTKLNPDFGKSSGGRRSAPNKNR encoded by the coding sequence ATGTCATCACATCATCTGCTTTGCCGAACCGCTCGCCTCGCGCTGCTAGCCACGGCAACTTTGCTGACGCCGATCCTGTCTCCGGCGCTCCTAATGGCCGAGTCGACGAATCGTCCCAACATCGTCTACATCATGGCCGACGACCTGGGCTGGTCGGACGTCGGTTACAACGGCGCAACATTCTATGAAACGCCAAACATCGACGCGCTGTGTGCATCCGGCATGGAGTTCACGTCCGCGTACCCCGGGGCGGCCAATTGCATGCCCTCACGCGCCTGCATCATGTCCGGCATGTACGTGTCTCGCACCCAGATGTGGACGCCGGGGATGAGGGCCAAGGGAGACTCCTCGAAGATGAAGTTCCTGGTTCCACGCAACAAGGACAAGAAGGGCGATGGCGTGTTTCCGTCCAAGGGCGCCCTTCCGCCGAGCGTGGTTTCGATCGTGGAAGTACTGCATGACGCCGGTTACAAAACCGCCCATTTCGGCAAATGGCACCTCGGTCCCGATGGCCAGGGTTTCGATGTCAACGACACCAATGGGTTGGGCGCCGGGCTTGGCCAAAAGTTCTACGGCAACATCGACGTCGCCGAAAACCTGACCAATGCGGCCTGCGAGTTCATCGACCAGAATCGCTCGAATCCGTTCTTCATTTACCTTTGCCATTGGGACGTGCATTCGCCGATACGGGCCCGTAAAGAGGTTGTCGCAAAGTACGAAAAGAAACTGGAAAGTCGCGATTGGGATCGCAAGTGGAATCCGACCTATGCGGCGATGATCGAAGCGGTCGACACCAGCGTCGGCCGCATCCGCGAGAAGCTCCAACAACAGGGTTTGGCGGAGAACACACTGTTCATGTTCACGTCCGACAATGGCGGTGCTTCCGGGGTCACCTGGTGTGAACCGCTCAAGGGGGCCAAGGGCGCCTTTTACGAAGGCGGCATCCGCGTTCCGGCTTGCGTCAGTTGGCCCGGCGTGGTCGAACCGGGCAGTACGTGCGACACGCCGATCACGGGGGTCGATTTGATGCCGACGTTCGCGGATCTGGCCGGTGCGACGCTGCCCACCACCCAGGTCGTCGATGGCAAATCCTGGCTGCCACTCTTGTCGGGGCAATCCCTTCCCGAACGCAACATTTTCTGGCACTATCCGCTGTACCTGTCCGGTGCCGGATACAATCAGGTCATTCCGGTCTTCGGAACGGAGCAAATGGTTTGGCGGGCGACGCCATGCAGCGTGATCCGTCGTGGAAACTGGAAATTGATCCAGTTCTTCGAGGACGACTCGGTCCAGCTTTTTAATCTTCGTTCCGATCTCGGCGAGCAACACGACCTTTCCAAATCCAATCCCGAAAAAGCGGCCCAGATGCTGGAGCACCTTCGGCAATGGCAGTCAGACACCCAGGCGGTTATCCCGACCAAGCTGAATCCCGATTTCGGCAAATCCAGCGGCGGTCGACGCTCGGCCCCCAACAAGAACCGGTAG